One Tolypothrix bouteillei VB521301 DNA window includes the following coding sequences:
- a CDS encoding metal-binding protein yields MPSGRTHDRITLWALPLVTGVTFWQTKSGNLTLLVAGGFLFGGLMFGPDLDIYSRHYQRWGFLRFIWLPYQKSLRHRSFLSHGPIIGTTLRVIYLSTLVAILGILVIVVGEKLWNLQLDWQILHKNTANTLFNYSRELLALFFGLEIGAMSHSLSDWSGSAYKRVKKQGVSGLLPRGKMKKSKVKRGTRRQGGAGDKGTRGTRKKGSREAGEQGSREAKK; encoded by the coding sequence ATGCCCTCTGGTCGGACTCACGATCGCATTACTCTATGGGCTTTGCCACTTGTGACAGGGGTGACTTTCTGGCAAACCAAAAGCGGTAACCTAACACTACTAGTAGCAGGAGGGTTTCTGTTTGGCGGACTGATGTTCGGTCCCGATTTAGATATTTACTCGCGCCACTACCAGCGCTGGGGATTTTTGCGTTTTATTTGGTTACCTTATCAAAAAAGTTTGCGTCATAGGTCATTCTTATCCCACGGTCCCATTATTGGTACAACACTGCGAGTTATCTATCTCAGCACCTTGGTAGCTATCTTAGGAATTTTGGTTATAGTAGTTGGCGAAAAGCTGTGGAATCTGCAGCTAGATTGGCAAATATTGCATAAGAATACAGCAAACACGCTATTCAATTACTCCAGAGAACTTCTAGCCCTATTCTTTGGGCTAGAAATAGGTGCTATGAGTCATTCTTTAAGCGATTGGAGTGGTTCGGCATACAAGCGAGTGAAAAAGCAAGGAGTCAGTGGATTGCTACCTCGTGGGAAAATGAAGAAAAGTAAAGTGAAAAGGGGTACGAGGAGACAAGGGGGAGCAGGGGATAAGGGGACACGGGGGACTAGGAAGAAAGGGAGCAGGGAAGCAGGGGAGCAGGGGAGCAGAGAAGCAAAGAAGTAG
- a CDS encoding SH3 domain-containing protein encodes MKNQTSLLKIFLISLSLSSFNFVPTAFAGMGNQKILAQQTSCTVTNIQTGQLALRSQPNGKSRAGLNNNNSVQLLRQGSEPWVYVRVLRGPNIKVNGLEGWVNSNYLICDEKTASSPESCKVINITQGQLALRSTPNGKSKAGLNNGNVVKWLRWGAEPWVYVRVVNGPNTKVSGLEGWVNSDYLFCDV; translated from the coding sequence ATGAAAAACCAAACCTCTCTGTTAAAGATATTTCTAATATCCTTATCTTTATCTAGTTTTAACTTTGTTCCTACTGCCTTTGCTGGTATGGGAAATCAAAAAATTCTTGCTCAACAAACCAGTTGCACGGTAACTAATATTCAAACAGGTCAACTAGCCTTACGCTCTCAACCTAATGGCAAGTCAAGAGCAGGTCTAAATAATAACAATAGCGTACAATTATTAAGGCAAGGAAGCGAGCCTTGGGTTTACGTTCGGGTACTTCGGGGTCCCAATATTAAAGTGAACGGTTTAGAAGGTTGGGTTAATTCCAATTACTTGATTTGTGATGAGAAAACAGCATCTTCACCAGAATCCTGTAAAGTCATAAATATTACACAGGGACAGTTAGCTTTACGATCTACACCCAATGGTAAATCAAAAGCTGGTTTAAATAATGGCAACGTTGTTAAATGGCTGAGGTGGGGAGCGGAACCTTGGGTTTACGTCCGTGTGGTTAATGGTCCCAACACTAAGGTGAGTGGTTTGGAAGGTTGGGTGAATTCAGATTACCTTTTTTGTGATGTGTAA